One genomic segment of Erinaceus europaeus chromosome 18, mEriEur2.1, whole genome shotgun sequence includes these proteins:
- the GCG gene encoding pro-glucagon isoform X1, with translation MKTIYFVAGLFVMLVQGSWQRSLQDVEEKLRPFPAPQTDPLGDPDLMNEDKRHSQGTFTSDYSKYLDSRRAQDFVQWLMNTKRNKNNIAKRHDEFERHAEGTFTSDVSSYLEGQAAKEFIAWLVKGRGRRDFPEEVTIVEELRRRHADGSFSDEMNTVLDNLATRDFIKWLLQNKINDRK, from the exons ATGAAAACCATTTACTTTGTGGCTGGATTGTTTGTAATGCTGGTACAAGGCAGTTGGCAACGCTCTCTTCAAGATGTAGAAGAAAAATTGAG GCCATTCCCAGCTCCCCAGACAGATCCTCTCGGTGATCCAGACCTGATGAATGAAGACAAGCGCCATTCACAGGGTACATTCACCAGTGACTACAGCAAGTATCTGGATTCCAGGCGTGCCCAGGATTTTGTGCAGTGGTTGATGAACACGaagaggaacaa GAATAACATTGCCAAACGTCATGATGAATTTGAGAGACATGCTGAAGGGACCTTTACCAGTGATGTAAGTTCTTATTTGGAAGGCCAGGCTGCCAAGGAATTCATTGCTTGGCTGGTGAAAGGCCGAGGAAGGAGAGA tttcccagaaGAAGTCACCATTGTTGAAGAACTCCGCCGCAGACATGCTGACGGTTCCTTCTCTGATGAAATGAATACAGTTCTTGATAATCTTGCCACCAGGGATTTTATAAAATGGTTGCTTCAGAACAAAATTAATGACAG GAAGTAA
- the GCG gene encoding pro-glucagon isoform X2 yields the protein MKTIYFVAGLFVMLVQGSWQRSLQDVEEKLRPFPAPQTDPLGDPDLMNEDKRHSQGTFTSDYSKYLDSRRAQDFVQWLMNTKRNKNNIAKRHDEFERHAEGTFTSDVSSYLEGQAAKEFIAWLVKGRGRRDFPEEVTIVEELRRRHADGSFSDEMNTVLDNLATRDFIKWLLQNKINDR from the exons ATGAAAACCATTTACTTTGTGGCTGGATTGTTTGTAATGCTGGTACAAGGCAGTTGGCAACGCTCTCTTCAAGATGTAGAAGAAAAATTGAG GCCATTCCCAGCTCCCCAGACAGATCCTCTCGGTGATCCAGACCTGATGAATGAAGACAAGCGCCATTCACAGGGTACATTCACCAGTGACTACAGCAAGTATCTGGATTCCAGGCGTGCCCAGGATTTTGTGCAGTGGTTGATGAACACGaagaggaacaa GAATAACATTGCCAAACGTCATGATGAATTTGAGAGACATGCTGAAGGGACCTTTACCAGTGATGTAAGTTCTTATTTGGAAGGCCAGGCTGCCAAGGAATTCATTGCTTGGCTGGTGAAAGGCCGAGGAAGGAGAGA tttcccagaaGAAGTCACCATTGTTGAAGAACTCCGCCGCAGACATGCTGACGGTTCCTTCTCTGATGAAATGAATACAGTTCTTGATAATCTTGCCACCAGGGATTTTATAAAATGGTTGCTTCAGAACAAAATTAATGACAGGTGA